Proteins encoded in a region of the Nicotiana tomentosiformis chromosome 9, ASM39032v3, whole genome shotgun sequence genome:
- the LOC138898493 gene encoding uncharacterized protein encodes MEAWRSSSDASTMWSTIADCIREAAREVLGVSTGVAGKHKGDWWWNEVVQGKVEAKKAAYLKLVGSIGEEERRACMERYKVARKEAKMAVTEAKTAAYGRMYEELGEKAGRKNYSSWPS; translated from the coding sequence ATGGAAGCTTGGAGGAGCAGTagtgacgcgagcactatgtggtcaacGATAGCAGACTGTATaagggaggctgcgagagaggtgttaggggtctcgacgggcgtcGCTGGCaagcacaaaggagactggtggtggaatgaagtggtccaaggtaaagtggaagcaaagaaagcggcgtacctgaagttagtggggagcataggtgaggaggagaggcgtgcgtgcatggagaggtataaggtagctaggaaggaAGCTAAGATggcggtcacggaggctaagactgcagcttatggtcgtatgtacgaggaactggggGAAAAGGCGGGGAGAAAAAACTATTCcagctggccaagttga